In one Pseudomonas purpurea genomic region, the following are encoded:
- a CDS encoding putative quinol monooxygenase codes for MSEAFTAIATVIAKPGQGTALERQLRNLVAPSRAEAGCQFYDLHQDLEHADAFYVLERWDNEAALQTHNATAHFQAFQVAAAELIEHFKLKRLRVLG; via the coding sequence ATGTCTGAAGCCTTTACCGCCATTGCCACCGTCATCGCCAAACCCGGTCAGGGCACCGCCCTGGAACGGCAATTGCGCAACCTGGTGGCACCCAGCCGCGCCGAAGCCGGTTGCCAGTTCTACGATTTGCATCAAGACCTGGAACACGCCGACGCGTTCTACGTGCTCGAACGCTGGGACAACGAAGCCGCCCTGCAAACTCACAATGCCACGGCGCATTTCCAGGCCTTCCAGGTAGCGGCTGCCGAACTGATCGAACACTTCAAGCTCAAGCGCCTGCGAGTGCTGGGCTGA
- a CDS encoding methyl-accepting chemotaxis protein encodes MNIKQKLTWAFAIIACLPVVLVATLVVMNLRSDAKDNFVDSSAREIRQVSNAMQLFFDSISQNVDYLASQPLIKNTDGSLKTYMSANAGQIPQGDMDKQVFALLQNLGSSHPAYAYAIVGTSAGGYVSWPDDPKLNNYDPRQRPWYKAALAKPGKPFRTEAYYWAQDDATYVSTVRTIDNTLGTNGGVVSIDVTLKQLTEIVKQIKLGETGYLMLMENNGTILVDPKQPEHNFKALSSLGDGYAELAKAGKGLVEIELNGERYMANVWPSEQLGWTFIGLIKQTDVMSTATQLTWLIAIIAAVLAMVFAVVGASFASLIVRPIRSVASGLEGIAQGEGDLTQNLHIRGNDETAQLANWFNQFLAAIRSLIQHIGGAATKILANSHNATQVSSEMAEAAGRQREAVDMVSTAFHEMVATANEVARSCSQAAESADSGQRQAREGQQQIDAAVTSVDRLSQEIEQSAQSMQQLERDSNDIQSILGTIRSIAEQTNLLALNAAIEAARAGEQGRGFAVVADEVRALAKRTADSTAEIDGLLGNLAKRTSQVTQQMHASLEVSQQSVNRIGEARNSFGQIRESVDVIRDMNTQIATAAEEQHQVAEDINRHISQIHGDAQLVAELANSARLDSQSLAGLSNELDGLVRRFRT; translated from the coding sequence ATGAACATCAAACAGAAACTGACGTGGGCGTTTGCAATCATCGCCTGCTTGCCGGTCGTGCTGGTCGCCACCCTGGTGGTCATGAACCTGCGCAGCGACGCCAAAGACAATTTTGTCGACAGCAGCGCCCGAGAGATTCGCCAGGTCAGCAACGCCATGCAGCTGTTCTTCGACAGCATCAGCCAGAACGTCGATTACCTGGCGTCCCAGCCGCTGATCAAGAACACCGATGGCAGCCTCAAGACCTACATGAGCGCCAACGCCGGGCAGATTCCCCAGGGCGACATGGACAAACAGGTCTTCGCCCTCCTCCAGAACCTGGGCAGCAGCCACCCGGCCTACGCCTACGCGATCGTCGGCACCAGTGCTGGTGGTTACGTGTCCTGGCCGGATGATCCCAAACTCAACAACTACGATCCCCGCCAGCGCCCTTGGTACAAGGCCGCCCTGGCCAAACCGGGCAAGCCGTTTCGCACCGAGGCCTATTACTGGGCCCAGGATGACGCGACTTACGTCAGTACCGTGCGCACCATCGACAACACGCTGGGCACCAACGGCGGCGTGGTCAGCATCGACGTGACGCTCAAGCAGCTCACCGAGATCGTCAAGCAGATCAAGCTCGGCGAAACCGGTTACCTGATGCTGATGGAAAACAACGGCACGATCCTGGTGGACCCCAAGCAGCCCGAGCACAATTTCAAGGCCCTGAGCAGCCTCGGCGACGGTTATGCCGAACTGGCCAAGGCTGGCAAAGGGCTGGTGGAAATCGAGCTGAATGGCGAGCGCTACATGGCCAACGTCTGGCCGTCGGAACAACTGGGCTGGACCTTCATCGGCCTGATCAAGCAAACCGACGTCATGAGCACCGCCACGCAACTGACCTGGTTGATCGCAATCATCGCGGCCGTGCTGGCGATGGTCTTCGCCGTGGTCGGTGCGAGTTTCGCCAGCCTCATCGTGCGGCCGATCCGCAGCGTCGCCAGCGGCCTGGAAGGCATTGCCCAGGGTGAAGGCGACCTGACCCAGAACCTGCACATCCGTGGCAACGATGAAACCGCGCAACTGGCCAACTGGTTCAATCAGTTCCTCGCCGCGATTCGCAGCCTGATCCAGCACATCGGTGGCGCCGCGACCAAGATTCTCGCCAACTCGCACAACGCGACCCAGGTCTCCAGCGAGATGGCCGAAGCCGCCGGGCGCCAGCGTGAGGCCGTGGACATGGTCTCCACCGCGTTCCACGAGATGGTCGCCACCGCCAACGAAGTCGCCCGCTCCTGCAGCCAGGCTGCCGAGTCGGCCGACAGCGGCCAGCGCCAGGCTCGCGAAGGTCAGCAACAGATTGATGCGGCGGTGACCAGCGTCGACCGCTTGAGCCAGGAGATTGAGCAGTCCGCGCAGTCGATGCAGCAACTGGAACGCGACAGCAATGACATTCAGTCGATTCTCGGCACCATTCGCTCCATCGCCGAGCAAACCAACCTGCTGGCGCTGAACGCGGCCATCGAAGCGGCTCGCGCCGGTGAGCAGGGTCGCGGGTTTGCGGTGGTGGCCGATGAGGTTCGCGCCCTGGCCAAACGCACGGCCGACTCCACGGCGGAAATCGACGGGCTGCTCGGCAATCTGGCCAAGCGAACCAGCCAGGTCACCCAGCAAATGCACGCCAGCCTTGAGGTGTCGCAACAGTCGGTGAACCGCATCGGCGAGGCGCGCAACAGCTTTGGACAGATCCGCGAATCGGTGGACGTGATCCGCGATATGAACACCCAGATCGCCACCGCCGCCGAAGAACAGCATCAGGTCGCCGAAGACATCAACCGCCACATCAGCCAGATCCATGGCGATGCGCAACTGGTGGCCGAACTGGCCAACTCGGCACGGCTCGACTCCCAGAGCCTGGCGGGGTTGTCGAATGAGCTGGACGGGTTGGTGCGCCGGTTCAGGACTTGA
- a CDS encoding multidrug effflux MFS transporter: MNLRTILILGALSAFGPLAIDFYLPAFPAMAAAFGTDEKHVQLTLAAYFLGLSIGQLAYGPVADRFGRRLPLLTGVGLFTVASLVCAFAPNLEWLIAARFLQALGGCAGMVISRAVVSDKCDAVGSAKVFSQLMLVMGLAPILAPMLGGLLVNLYGWQSIFIALTVFSALSALAVALGLPESLPANLPRPPLSGSLRQYGRLLSDRIFLGHALTGGIAIAGMFAYIAGSPFVFIKLYGVPAEHFGWLFGTNAAGFILVAQLNARLLSKRGPAFLLARAVWVYLAAGLTLLGVSALHTEQLWPLLIPLFICIASLGCISPNASACAMNGQGARAGSASALLGCLQFSVAAGAAALVGVLHDGSAMPMAMVISLCGVLVVSVAMLTRRLQRARATQAVA, from the coding sequence ATGAACCTCCGTACCATTTTGATTCTCGGCGCCTTGAGCGCTTTTGGGCCGTTGGCCATCGACTTCTATCTGCCGGCATTTCCGGCCATGGCGGCAGCGTTTGGCACGGATGAAAAACACGTTCAACTGACGCTGGCGGCGTATTTCCTGGGCTTGTCCATTGGTCAACTGGCCTACGGCCCGGTGGCGGACCGCTTCGGTCGACGCTTGCCGCTGCTGACTGGCGTCGGGCTGTTCACCGTGGCTTCGCTGGTGTGTGCGTTCGCCCCCAATCTTGAATGGCTGATCGCCGCGCGTTTCCTCCAGGCCTTGGGCGGATGCGCCGGGATGGTGATTTCCCGCGCCGTGGTCAGCGACAAATGCGATGCGGTGGGTTCGGCGAAAGTCTTTTCCCAACTGATGCTGGTGATGGGGCTGGCGCCGATTCTTGCGCCGATGCTCGGCGGTCTGTTGGTCAACCTGTATGGCTGGCAGTCGATTTTCATCGCATTGACGGTCTTTAGTGCGCTGTCGGCCTTGGCCGTTGCGCTGGGGTTACCGGAAAGTCTGCCGGCCAATTTGCCACGTCCGCCGTTATCGGGTTCATTGCGCCAATACGGCCGGTTGCTGTCGGACCGGATCTTCCTCGGCCACGCCTTGACCGGTGGCATTGCCATCGCCGGGATGTTTGCCTACATCGCCGGTTCTCCCTTTGTGTTCATCAAGCTGTACGGCGTCCCGGCCGAGCATTTCGGCTGGCTGTTTGGCACCAACGCGGCGGGGTTCATTCTGGTGGCGCAGCTCAATGCGCGGTTGTTGTCCAAGCGTGGTCCGGCGTTCCTGCTGGCGCGCGCCGTGTGGGTCTATCTGGCCGCAGGCCTGACGTTGCTGGGCGTAAGCGCCTTGCACACCGAGCAACTCTGGCCGCTGTTGATTCCGTTGTTCATCTGCATCGCCAGCCTGGGTTGCATCAGTCCCAACGCCTCGGCCTGCGCCATGAATGGTCAGGGCGCGCGTGCGGGCAGTGCCTCGGCATTGCTGGGCTGTTTGCAATTCAGTGTTGCCGCTGGCGCTGCCGCGTTGGTGGGGGTGTTGCACGATGGCAGCGCGATGCCGATGGCCATGGTCATCAGCCTGTGCGGTGTGCTGGTGGTGAGTGTCGCAATGCTCACTCGCCGCTTGCAAAGGGCTCGGGCAACGCAAGCCGTGGCTTGA
- a CDS encoding LysR substrate-binding domain-containing protein has translation MLRFDDLQLFVRAADLGSLSAAARVMDLSAAVASAALKRIEHQLGARLLARSTRSLRLTAEGEGFLEYARAALSNLDEGRRLLASGQDQVSGVLQLSAPSDFGRNLLLPWLDEFQREHPKLTVRLLLGDRIADLFRQPVDIALRYGEPEDSSLVALPIAAQNRRVLCAAPSYLARHGEPRQLEQLAQHNCLLYMLGSRIHDHWSFHDGKRDVSLTVSGDRFSDDADVVRLWAVAGAGIAYKSWLDVAADVLAGRLKVLLPELLCERAPLNLLCAHRAQLSKPVNLLREMLAARCAELAGHFPSSLVTAQ, from the coding sequence ATGCTGCGCTTTGATGATTTGCAGTTGTTCGTCCGGGCGGCAGACCTGGGCAGTTTGTCTGCGGCGGCGCGGGTCATGGATTTGTCTGCGGCGGTTGCCAGCGCGGCGTTGAAGCGGATCGAGCATCAACTGGGCGCCCGTTTGCTGGCCCGTTCAACCCGCAGCCTTCGCCTGACCGCCGAGGGCGAGGGGTTTCTGGAGTACGCCCGGGCAGCGTTGAGTAATCTCGATGAAGGGCGCCGTCTGCTGGCCAGCGGTCAGGACCAGGTCAGCGGAGTCCTGCAACTCTCGGCGCCCTCGGATTTCGGCCGCAACCTGCTGCTGCCCTGGCTGGACGAGTTCCAGCGCGAGCATCCCAAACTGACGGTGCGCCTGTTGTTGGGCGATCGGATCGCCGACCTCTTTCGGCAACCGGTGGACATTGCCCTGCGCTATGGCGAGCCCGAGGACTCAAGCCTGGTGGCCCTGCCGATAGCCGCGCAGAACCGCCGCGTGTTGTGCGCAGCGCCCAGCTACCTGGCGCGTCACGGCGAGCCGCGCCAACTGGAGCAATTGGCGCAACACAATTGCCTGCTGTACATGCTGGGCAGCCGGATTCATGACCACTGGAGTTTTCACGACGGTAAACGGGACGTCAGCCTGACCGTCAGTGGCGATCGTTTCAGCGATGACGCCGACGTGGTTCGCCTGTGGGCGGTGGCGGGCGCCGGGATCGCCTACAAGTCCTGGCTCGATGTGGCGGCAGATGTGTTGGCCGGGCGCTTGAAAGTGCTGCTGCCAGAGCTGCTTTGTGAGCGTGCACCGCTGAATTTGCTGTGCGCTCATCGCGCTCAATTGAGTAAGCCTGTGAACCTGTTGCGTGAAATGCTTGCCGCCCGTTGTGCCGAATTGGCGGGTCATTTCCCGTCGTCTTTGGTAACTGCTCAATAG
- a CDS encoding cation transporter, with amino-acid sequence MQVFNVQGMSCGHCVQAITRALQAQDPAASVRVDLAAKEVGVESALSAEQVISLISEEGYAVKLA; translated from the coding sequence ATGCAAGTGTTCAACGTTCAAGGTATGTCGTGCGGTCATTGTGTTCAGGCTATTACTCGGGCGCTGCAAGCCCAGGACCCAGCGGCGAGTGTGCGTGTCGACCTCGCGGCAAAGGAAGTCGGTGTCGAGAGCGCGCTGTCGGCAGAACAGGTCATCAGCCTGATCAGCGAAGAAGGCTACGCGGTGAAGCTGGCCTGA
- a CDS encoding heavy metal translocating P-type ATPase: MTCASCAGRVERALSKVVGANAVSVNLATEQARVQAPSNSLPALMEAVAQAGYSVPAHSLELSIGGMTCASCAGRVERALNKVIGVKSVSVNLANERAHLELLGQIDPQVLIRAVDKAGYTASVWQAEQAGNDDQAQRLSRERWSLLLAIALALPLVLPMLVQPFGLHWMLPAWAQFALATPVQFIFGARFYVAAWKAVRAGAGNMDLLVALGTSAGYGLSIYLWATASAGTLPHLYFEASAVVIALVLLGKYLESRAKRQTASAIRALEALRPERAIQVIDGREQDVAISALRLGDLVLVKPGERFPVDGDVVEGQSHADEALISGESLPVPKQPGDKVTGGAINGEGRLLVRTQALGAETVLARIIRLVEDAQAGKAPIQKLVDKVSQVFVPAVLLLALATLIGWWLYGAPLETAVINAVAVLVIACPCALGLATPTAIMAGTGVAARHGILIKDAEALERAHEVSAVVFDKTGTLTSGAPRIAHLSAVDGDEASLLQRAGALQRGSEHPLAKAVLDACAERDLPVADVSASQSLTGRGIAGTLEGRQLALGNRRLLEESGLSAGALAESATAWETEGRTLSWLIEQSPEPRVLGLFAFGDTLKPGALQAVQQLNARHISSHLLTGDNRGSARVVAEALGIRDVHAEVLPADKAATVAELKKTGVVAMVGDGINDAPALAAADIGIAMGGGTDVAMHAAGITLMRGDPRLVPAALEISRKTYAKIRQNLFWAFVYNLIGIPLAAFGLLNPVLAGAAMALSSVSVVSNALLLKTWKPKDLEDVE; this comes from the coding sequence ATGACCTGCGCCAGTTGCGCCGGGCGTGTCGAGCGCGCCTTGAGCAAAGTTGTCGGCGCCAACGCCGTCAGTGTCAACCTGGCCACCGAGCAAGCTCGCGTCCAGGCCCCCAGCAACAGTTTGCCCGCGCTCATGGAAGCCGTGGCGCAAGCCGGTTACAGCGTCCCGGCGCACAGCCTGGAACTGAGCATTGGCGGCATGACCTGCGCGTCGTGCGCCGGTCGCGTGGAACGGGCGCTGAACAAAGTCATCGGCGTTAAAAGCGTCAGCGTCAACCTGGCCAATGAACGGGCCCACCTTGAACTCCTCGGCCAGATCGACCCGCAGGTGTTGATCCGTGCCGTCGACAAGGCCGGTTACACCGCCAGCGTCTGGCAAGCCGAACAGGCCGGTAACGACGACCAGGCCCAACGCCTGAGCCGTGAACGCTGGAGCTTGCTGCTGGCCATCGCCCTCGCCTTGCCGCTGGTGCTGCCGATGCTGGTGCAACCGTTCGGGCTGCACTGGATGCTCCCGGCCTGGGCGCAGTTTGCCCTCGCGACCCCGGTGCAATTCATCTTCGGTGCGCGATTCTATGTCGCCGCCTGGAAAGCCGTGCGCGCCGGTGCCGGCAACATGGACTTGCTGGTGGCCCTGGGCACCAGCGCCGGTTATGGTTTGAGTATTTACCTGTGGGCGACGGCCAGCGCCGGAACCCTGCCTCATCTGTATTTCGAAGCCTCGGCGGTGGTGATCGCCCTGGTGCTGCTGGGCAAATACCTGGAAAGCCGCGCCAAGCGCCAGACCGCCAGCGCCATCCGCGCCCTCGAAGCCTTGCGCCCGGAACGGGCGATTCAAGTGATCGACGGGCGCGAACAGGATGTCGCCATCAGTGCCTTGCGCCTCGGCGACCTGGTGCTGGTCAAGCCCGGCGAACGCTTCCCGGTGGACGGTGACGTGGTCGAAGGCCAGAGCCACGCCGACGAAGCGCTGATCAGCGGTGAAAGCCTGCCCGTGCCGAAACAACCCGGCGACAAGGTCACCGGCGGCGCCATCAACGGTGAAGGCCGGTTGCTGGTTCGCACCCAGGCCCTCGGCGCCGAAACCGTGCTGGCGCGCATTATTCGTCTGGTCGAAGACGCGCAGGCCGGCAAGGCACCGATTCAAAAACTGGTGGATAAAGTCAGCCAGGTGTTCGTCCCGGCCGTGTTGTTGCTGGCGTTGGCCACTCTGATTGGCTGGTGGCTGTACGGCGCGCCGCTGGAAACGGCGGTGATCAACGCGGTCGCGGTGTTGGTGATCGCCTGCCCGTGCGCACTCGGCCTGGCCACGCCGACCGCCATCATGGCCGGCACCGGGGTGGCCGCCCGCCACGGCATTCTGATCAAGGACGCCGAAGCCCTGGAACGCGCCCATGAAGTCAGCGCGGTGGTCTTCGACAAGACCGGCACCCTGACGTCCGGTGCTCCACGTATTGCTCACCTGAGTGCTGTCGACGGCGATGAAGCCAGCCTGCTGCAACGCGCCGGTGCCCTGCAACGCGGCAGCGAACACCCGTTGGCCAAAGCCGTTCTGGACGCCTGTGCCGAACGTGATCTGCCGGTGGCGGACGTCAGCGCCAGCCAGTCGCTGACCGGTCGCGGCATTGCCGGTACGCTTGAGGGTCGCCAATTGGCCCTGGGCAATCGTCGTTTGCTGGAAGAAAGCGGCTTGAGCGCAGGCGCGCTGGCCGAGTCCGCCACCGCCTGGGAAACCGAGGGCCGGACCTTGTCCTGGCTGATCGAGCAAAGCCCCGAGCCACGGGTGCTGGGCCTGTTCGCGTTCGGCGACACCCTCAAGCCCGGCGCGCTGCAAGCGGTGCAGCAACTCAATGCCCGCCACATCAGCAGCCACCTGCTGACCGGCGACAACCGTGGCAGTGCCCGGGTGGTCGCCGAGGCACTGGGGATCCGTGATGTACACGCCGAAGTGTTGCCCGCCGACAAAGCCGCAACCGTGGCCGAGCTGAAAAAAACCGGTGTGGTGGCGATGGTGGGCGATGGGATCAACGACGCCCCGGCACTGGCGGCGGCCGACATCGGCATCGCCATGGGCGGTGGCACCGACGTGGCCATGCACGCGGCCGGGATCACCCTGATGCGCGGCGACCCGCGACTGGTGCCGGCGGCGCTGGAGATCAGCCGCAAGACCTACGCGAAGATCCGGCAGAACCTGTTCTGGGCCTTCGTCTATAACCTGATCGGGATTCCGCTGGCGGCGTTCGGCCTGCTCAACCCGGTGCTGGCGGGCGCGGCCATGGCCCTGTCCAGCGTCAGCGTGGTCAGCAATGCGTTACTGCTCAAGACCTGGAAACCCAAAGACCTGGAGGACGTTGAATGA
- the cueR gene encoding Cu(I)-responsive transcriptional regulator, whose product MNIGQAARQSGLSAKMIRYYESIGLLKAAHRTDSGYRVYNADDLHSLAFIKRSRDLGFSLEEVGKLLTLWQDRQRASADVKALASQHIDELNQKIRELAQLRDTLQDLMEHCQGDHRPDCPILKELASGCCAEPAQR is encoded by the coding sequence ATGAACATCGGCCAAGCGGCCCGCCAGAGTGGCTTGAGCGCGAAGATGATTCGTTACTACGAGTCGATCGGCCTGCTCAAGGCAGCCCATCGCACCGACAGCGGCTATCGCGTGTACAACGCCGACGACCTGCACAGCCTGGCGTTCATCAAGCGTTCACGGGACCTGGGGTTTTCGCTGGAAGAGGTCGGCAAACTGCTGACCCTCTGGCAGGACCGCCAGCGCGCCAGTGCCGACGTCAAGGCACTGGCCAGTCAGCACATCGATGAGCTGAACCAGAAAATTCGTGAACTCGCCCAACTGCGCGACACCTTGCAGGACCTGATGGAACACTGTCAGGGCGATCACCGTCCTGACTGTCCGATCCTCAAGGAGCTGGCCTCCGGCTGTTGCGCCGAGCCGGCTCAGCGCTGA
- a CDS encoding zinc-binding alcohol dehydrogenase family protein: protein MKAVAYYHALPITDPESLQDIELPEPVAGPRDLLVEVKAISVNPVDTKIRQNVSPEGGDAKVLGWDVAGVVKAVGSDVTLFKAGDKVYYAGSIARAGGNSELHVVDERIVGHMPKSLGFADAAALPLTAITAWELLFERLQVPESKTDQGQSLLIVGAAGGVGSILTQLARQLTALTVIGTASRAQTQRWVSDLGADLVIDHSQPLSEELKRAGHPQVTHVASLTETGQHFDELVEALAPQGKLALIDDPKALDILKLKRKSLSLHWEFMYTRSLFETADMLEQHNLLNRVAELIDAGTLRTTVGEHFGSINAANLRRAHERLESGTAKGKIVLEGF, encoded by the coding sequence ATGAAAGCCGTTGCCTACTACCACGCATTGCCGATCACCGATCCCGAGTCCCTGCAAGACATCGAACTGCCCGAGCCCGTCGCCGGACCTCGCGACCTGCTGGTTGAGGTCAAAGCCATCTCGGTCAACCCGGTGGACACCAAGATCCGCCAGAACGTCTCGCCCGAAGGCGGCGACGCCAAGGTGCTGGGCTGGGATGTGGCCGGGGTGGTCAAGGCAGTCGGCAGTGACGTCACCCTGTTCAAGGCCGGTGACAAGGTTTACTACGCCGGCTCCATTGCTCGCGCCGGTGGCAACAGCGAGTTACATGTCGTCGACGAACGCATCGTCGGCCATATGCCAAAGTCCCTCGGGTTCGCCGACGCAGCTGCACTGCCACTGACCGCGATCACCGCCTGGGAGCTGCTGTTCGAACGCCTGCAAGTGCCGGAAAGCAAAACCGACCAAGGCCAAAGCCTGTTGATCGTCGGCGCTGCCGGTGGCGTGGGTTCGATCCTGACCCAATTGGCTCGCCAACTCACGGCGCTGACCGTCATCGGCACCGCATCACGGGCTCAGACCCAACGCTGGGTAAGTGATTTGGGGGCTGATCTGGTGATCGATCACAGCCAGCCGCTAAGCGAAGAACTCAAGCGTGCCGGTCATCCGCAGGTGACTCATGTCGCCAGCCTGACTGAAACCGGCCAGCACTTCGATGAACTGGTCGAGGCCCTCGCCCCTCAGGGCAAGCTCGCGCTGATCGATGATCCGAAGGCGCTGGACATCCTCAAACTCAAGCGCAAGAGCCTGTCGCTGCATTGGGAATTCATGTACACGCGCTCGCTGTTCGAAACCGCCGACATGCTCGAACAGCACAACCTGCTGAACCGGGTAGCCGAGCTGATCGATGCCGGCACATTGAGAACCACGGTGGGCGAACACTTCGGCAGCATCAACGCGGCCAACCTGCGCCGGGCCCATGAACGGCTGGAAAGTGGCACGGCCAAGGGCAAGATTGTGCTTGAAGGCTTCTGA
- a CDS encoding PA4780 family RIO1-like protein kinase, with the protein MKTPKRIEPLIEDGLVDEVLRPLMSGKEAAVYVVRCGNELRCAKVYKEANKRSFRQAAEYQEGRKVRNSRQARAMAKGSKFGKKETEDAWQNAEVAALFRLAGAGVRVPQPYDFLEGVLLMELVADEYGDAAPRLNDVVLEADQAREYHAFLISQIVLMLCTGLVHGDLSEFNVLLTPTGPVIIDLPQAVDAAGNNHAFSMLERDVGNMASYFGRFAPELKRTRYAKEMWALYEAGTLHPASALTGDFDEPEELADVGGIMREIEAARFDEERRQAIRAADDAPPSKAEEPPPPWMQ; encoded by the coding sequence ATGAAGACTCCAAAACGCATTGAACCCCTGATCGAGGACGGTCTGGTCGACGAGGTGCTGCGCCCACTCATGAGTGGTAAAGAAGCAGCTGTTTATGTGGTGCGCTGCGGCAACGAGTTACGTTGCGCGAAGGTCTACAAGGAGGCGAATAAACGAAGCTTTCGTCAGGCGGCCGAATACCAGGAAGGCCGCAAGGTGCGTAACAGCCGTCAGGCGCGTGCCATGGCCAAAGGCTCCAAGTTCGGCAAGAAAGAAACCGAAGACGCCTGGCAGAACGCCGAAGTAGCAGCGTTGTTCCGCCTGGCCGGTGCCGGCGTTCGTGTGCCTCAGCCCTACGACTTCCTGGAAGGCGTGCTGCTGATGGAACTGGTGGCCGACGAGTACGGTGATGCCGCGCCGCGCCTCAATGACGTGGTGCTGGAAGCGGATCAGGCGCGCGAGTATCACGCCTTCCTGATTTCGCAGATCGTGCTGATGTTGTGTACCGGTCTGGTGCACGGTGACCTGTCCGAGTTCAACGTACTGTTGACGCCGACCGGCCCGGTGATCATCGACCTGCCACAAGCGGTGGATGCCGCCGGCAACAACCACGCGTTCAGCATGCTGGAACGCGATGTCGGCAACATGGCCTCGTACTTCGGGCGCTTTGCCCCGGAGTTGAAGCGCACCCGGTACGCCAAGGAAATGTGGGCCCTGTACGAAGCCGGCACCTTGCACCCGGCCAGCGCCCTGACCGGTGACTTCGATGAACCGGAAGAGCTGGCGGACGTGGGCGGCATCATGCGCGAGATCGAAGCCGCGCGGTTTGATGAAGAACGCCGCCAGGCTATTCGTGCCGCAGACGATGCGCCACCGAGCAAAGCCGAAGAGCCGCCTCCACCCTGGATGCAGTGA
- a CDS encoding MFS transporter, whose product MNTPLTPQQSARNAQLIIAARLVSDFGAFLNMVALATYVYLLSNSAIAVGVFLASRVAGGVFASLIGTAFYRRFGGRIPLIGFDLLRAGLLGLLLLLPVTEQALMLPVIAFGLGLGNSMFAIGLNSQLPHMIQGEQLLKTNAWLTSASSGAMVAGSLVSGLLVAGFGFEVVFALNVVTYLLAALFIVPLRFYRPAPSLDAKASSGEWAALRQGLRSTPVIAAMLALSMADTLGSAAHNVGFPIISKLLTPESASTTLGLMLAVWACGKFIGARIASRLPGTENVNLERRFFFGVLLMSSGFILMFNQHNLYGLLLFALPAGLGDGFSEVGLMSRLQREPDSLRLPIFSFLTLLQMTGFGVGMLIAAPFYNVWAPGIVVLLFHGIPLSTLVVLKVLASRAQRRQALSADQR is encoded by the coding sequence GTGAACACTCCACTCACGCCCCAACAATCCGCCCGCAATGCCCAACTGATCATCGCTGCGCGTCTGGTGTCGGACTTCGGTGCGTTCCTCAACATGGTCGCGCTGGCCACTTACGTTTACCTGCTGAGCAACAGCGCCATTGCCGTCGGGGTTTTCCTGGCCAGCCGCGTGGCTGGCGGTGTTTTCGCGAGCCTTATCGGCACGGCGTTTTACCGTCGCTTCGGCGGGCGCATTCCGTTGATAGGGTTTGATCTGCTGCGTGCCGGACTGTTGGGGCTGCTGTTGCTGCTGCCGGTGACAGAGCAGGCGCTGATGTTGCCGGTGATTGCGTTCGGCCTGGGGTTGGGTAACTCGATGTTCGCCATCGGCCTGAACAGCCAGTTGCCGCACATGATCCAGGGCGAGCAGTTGCTCAAGACCAATGCCTGGCTCACCTCGGCCTCATCGGGGGCGATGGTGGCGGGCAGTCTGGTGTCAGGGTTGCTGGTGGCGGGGTTTGGTTTTGAGGTGGTGTTCGCGCTGAACGTCGTCACTTATCTGCTGGCGGCGCTGTTCATTGTGCCGCTGCGGTTTTATCGACCTGCGCCGAGCCTGGACGCCAAAGCGTCCAGTGGCGAGTGGGCGGCCCTGCGCCAGGGCCTGCGCAGCACGCCGGTGATCGCCGCGATGCTTGCGTTGTCGATGGCCGACACCCTGGGCAGCGCGGCGCACAACGTCGGTTTTCCGATCATCTCCAAACTGCTGACGCCGGAGTCGGCCAGCACCACGCTGGGCTTGATGCTGGCCGTCTGGGCGTGTGGAAAGTTCATCGGCGCACGGATCGCCAGTCGTTTGCCGGGGACGGAGAACGTGAACCTGGAGCGGCGGTTTTTCTTCGGCGTGCTGCTGATGTCCAGCGGCTTCATTCTGATGTTCAACCAACACAACCTCTACGGATTGCTGCTGTTTGCCCTGCCGGCAGGCTTGGGCGACGGGTTTTCCGAGGTGGGGCTGATGTCTCGGTTGCAGCGTGAACCCGACAGCTTGCGCCTGCCGATTTTCAGCTTTCTGACCTTGCTGCAAATGACCGGGTTCGGCGTCGGCATGTTGATCGCCGCGCCGTTCTACAACGTGTGGGCGCCTGGCATCGTGGTGCTGCTGTTTCACGGCATTCCCCTCAGCACCCTGGTGGTGCTGAAGGTCTTGGCGTCAAGGGCGCAGCGTCGCCAGGCGTTGAGTGCCGATCAGCGCTGA